From a single Brassica rapa cultivar Chiifu-401-42 chromosome A01, CAAS_Brap_v3.01, whole genome shotgun sequence genomic region:
- the LOC103873506 gene encoding zinc finger protein BALDIBIS isoform X3, protein MMIPDDHHHLSFPSYFLHQEQITPNLNPNPNPTSSNSNKRKRNLPGNPDAEVIALSPNSLMATNRFICEVCNKGFKRDQNLQLHRRGHNLPWKLKQRTNKEQVKKKVYICPEKACVHHDPARALGDLTGIKKHFSRKHGEKKWKCDKCSKKYAVMSDWKAHSKICGTREYRCDCGTLFSRKDSFITHRAFCDALAEESSRFASVPPAATAAPYLNNAPDAEVNLGNVKLNHQQPGININRHNTNGFMGQAFANQVSLPANVFASSSLPSPHSASDSLQNLWHLQGQSSHQWLLNENNNRNILQRGISNNQEDQDTKKGIISSGYLFSSDSSTNYDQSGGQVIPSMSATALLQKAAQMGSKRSESSSNNSTAFGLMTSSIFNNKHTENDIKTKEVDERGFTRDFLGVGSQNRPWPLLMVNHNLPNMTQPATTDVKPTAGTATAGTPTAE, encoded by the exons ATGATGATACCAGATGATCATCATCACCTCTCATTCCCCAGTTATTTTCTTCACCAAGAACAGATCACCCCAAATcttaaccctaaccctaatccTACTTCCTCAAACTCaaacaaaaggaaaagaaaTCTCCCGGGAAATCCAG ATGCAGAAGTCATCGCTCTATCGCCAAACTCGCTCATGGCTACGAATCGATTCATATGCGAGGTCTGCAACAAAGGGTTTAAGAGAGACCAAAACCTTCAGCTTCACCGGAGAGGTCATAATCTTCCATGGAAGCTAAAGCAAAGGACAAACAAGGAGCAAGTGAAAAAGAAAGTGTACATCTGTCCCGAGAAGGCATGCGTACACCACGACCCGGCTCGAGCCCTCGGGGACTTGACTGGAATCAAGAAGCATTTCAGCAGGAAACATGGAGAAAAGAAGTGGAAATGCGACAAATGTTCCAAAAAATATGCTGTCATGTCCGATTGGAAAGCTCATAGCAAGATTTGTGGTACCAGAGAGTACAGATGTGACTGTGGTACCCTCTTTTCCAG GAAAGATAGTTTCATCACACATAGAGCATTTTGTGACGCTTTAGCTGAAGAGAGTTCTAGATTCGCCTCAGTTCCACCAGCCGCAACAGCAGCTCCATATTTGAACAATGCCCCGGATGCAGAAGTCAACCTTGGAAACGTCAAACTAAATCATCAGCAACCCGGTATCAATATTAATCGCCACAACACTAATGGATTCATGGGACAAGCCTTCGCCAATCAGGTTTCCTTACCAGCCAACGTTTTTGCCTCCTCATCATTGCCATCACCTCATAGTGCGTCCGATTCACTTCAAAATCTATGGCATTTACAAGGACAATCATCTCATCAGTGGCTTCTCAACGAAAACAACAACAGAAACATTCTACAAAGGGGAATCTCCAATAATCAAGAAGATCAGGACACTAAGAAGGGAATTATTAGTAGTGGTTATTTGTTCTCTTCGGACTCAAGCACCAATTATGATCAAAGCGGTGGACAAGTAATACCATCCATGTCAGCCACGGCACTACTACAGAAGGCCGCTCAAATGGGATCAAAGAGATCAGAATCAAGCTCCAACAATAGCACGGCTTTTGGTCTAATGACTTCCTCCATCTTCAACAACAAACATACAGAGAATGATATCAAAACTAAGGAAGTTGATGAAAGAGGCTTCACAAGAGACTTTCTTGGTGTGGGAAGTCAAAACCGTCCTTGGCCATTATTGATGGTCAACCATAATCTTCCCAACATGACTCAGCCGGCCACAACCGACGTTAAACCAACTGCCGGTACAGCAACGGCCGGTACACCAACGGCAGAATGA
- the LOC103873506 gene encoding zinc finger protein BALDIBIS isoform X1, protein MMIPDDHHHLSFPSYFLHQEQITPNLNPNPNPTSSNSNKRKRNLPGNPDPDAEVIALSPNSLMATNRFICEVCNKGFKRDQNLQLHRRGHNLPWKLKQRTNKEQVKKKVYICPEKACVHHDPARALGDLTGIKKHFSRKHGEKKWKCDKCSKKYAVMSDWKAHSKICGTREYRCDCGTLFSRKDSFITHRAFCDALAEESSRFASVPPAATAAPYLNNAPDAEVNLGNVKLNHQQPGININRHNTNGFMGQAFANQVSLPANVFASSSLPSPHSASDSLQNLWHLQGQSSHQWLLNENNNRNILQRGISNNQEDQDTKKGIISSGYLFSSDSSTNYDQSGGQVIPSMSATALLQKAAQMGSKRSESSSNNSTAFGLMTSSIFNNKHTENDIKTKEVDERGFTRDFLGVGSQNRPWPLLMVNHNLPNMTQPATTDVKPTAGTATAGTPTAE, encoded by the exons ATGATGATACCAGATGATCATCATCACCTCTCATTCCCCAGTTATTTTCTTCACCAAGAACAGATCACCCCAAATcttaaccctaaccctaatccTACTTCCTCAAACTCaaacaaaaggaaaagaaaTCTCCCGGGAAATCCAG atcCAGATGCAGAAGTCATCGCTCTATCGCCAAACTCGCTCATGGCTACGAATCGATTCATATGCGAGGTCTGCAACAAAGGGTTTAAGAGAGACCAAAACCTTCAGCTTCACCGGAGAGGTCATAATCTTCCATGGAAGCTAAAGCAAAGGACAAACAAGGAGCAAGTGAAAAAGAAAGTGTACATCTGTCCCGAGAAGGCATGCGTACACCACGACCCGGCTCGAGCCCTCGGGGACTTGACTGGAATCAAGAAGCATTTCAGCAGGAAACATGGAGAAAAGAAGTGGAAATGCGACAAATGTTCCAAAAAATATGCTGTCATGTCCGATTGGAAAGCTCATAGCAAGATTTGTGGTACCAGAGAGTACAGATGTGACTGTGGTACCCTCTTTTCCAG GAAAGATAGTTTCATCACACATAGAGCATTTTGTGACGCTTTAGCTGAAGAGAGTTCTAGATTCGCCTCAGTTCCACCAGCCGCAACAGCAGCTCCATATTTGAACAATGCCCCGGATGCAGAAGTCAACCTTGGAAACGTCAAACTAAATCATCAGCAACCCGGTATCAATATTAATCGCCACAACACTAATGGATTCATGGGACAAGCCTTCGCCAATCAGGTTTCCTTACCAGCCAACGTTTTTGCCTCCTCATCATTGCCATCACCTCATAGTGCGTCCGATTCACTTCAAAATCTATGGCATTTACAAGGACAATCATCTCATCAGTGGCTTCTCAACGAAAACAACAACAGAAACATTCTACAAAGGGGAATCTCCAATAATCAAGAAGATCAGGACACTAAGAAGGGAATTATTAGTAGTGGTTATTTGTTCTCTTCGGACTCAAGCACCAATTATGATCAAAGCGGTGGACAAGTAATACCATCCATGTCAGCCACGGCACTACTACAGAAGGCCGCTCAAATGGGATCAAAGAGATCAGAATCAAGCTCCAACAATAGCACGGCTTTTGGTCTAATGACTTCCTCCATCTTCAACAACAAACATACAGAGAATGATATCAAAACTAAGGAAGTTGATGAAAGAGGCTTCACAAGAGACTTTCTTGGTGTGGGAAGTCAAAACCGTCCTTGGCCATTATTGATGGTCAACCATAATCTTCCCAACATGACTCAGCCGGCCACAACCGACGTTAAACCAACTGCCGGTACAGCAACGGCCGGTACACCAACGGCAGAATGA
- the LOC103873506 gene encoding zinc finger protein BALDIBIS isoform X4: MMIPDDHHHLSFPSYFLHQEQITPNLNPNPNPTSSNSNKRKRNLPGNPDPDAEVIALSPNSLMATNRFICEVCNKGFKRDQNLQLHRRGHNLPWKLKQRTNKEQVKKKVYICPEKACVHHDPARALGDLTGIKKHFSRKHGEKKWKCDKCSKKYAVMSDWKAHSKICGTREYRCDCGTLFSRKDSFITHRAFCDALAEESSRFASVPPAATAAPYLNNAPDAEVNLGNVKLNHQQPGININRHNTNGFMGQAFANQVSLPANVFASSSLPSPHSASDSLQNLWHLQGQSSHQWLLNENNNRNILQRGISNNQEDQDTKKGIISSGYLFSSDSSTNYDQSGGQVIPSMSATALLQKAAQMGSKRSESSSNNSTAFGLMTSSIFNNKHTENDIKTKEVDERGFTRDFLGVGSQNRPWPLLMVNHNLPNMTQPATTDVKPTAETQTM; the protein is encoded by the exons ATGATGATACCAGATGATCATCATCACCTCTCATTCCCCAGTTATTTTCTTCACCAAGAACAGATCACCCCAAATcttaaccctaaccctaatccTACTTCCTCAAACTCaaacaaaaggaaaagaaaTCTCCCGGGAAATCCAG atcCAGATGCAGAAGTCATCGCTCTATCGCCAAACTCGCTCATGGCTACGAATCGATTCATATGCGAGGTCTGCAACAAAGGGTTTAAGAGAGACCAAAACCTTCAGCTTCACCGGAGAGGTCATAATCTTCCATGGAAGCTAAAGCAAAGGACAAACAAGGAGCAAGTGAAAAAGAAAGTGTACATCTGTCCCGAGAAGGCATGCGTACACCACGACCCGGCTCGAGCCCTCGGGGACTTGACTGGAATCAAGAAGCATTTCAGCAGGAAACATGGAGAAAAGAAGTGGAAATGCGACAAATGTTCCAAAAAATATGCTGTCATGTCCGATTGGAAAGCTCATAGCAAGATTTGTGGTACCAGAGAGTACAGATGTGACTGTGGTACCCTCTTTTCCAG GAAAGATAGTTTCATCACACATAGAGCATTTTGTGACGCTTTAGCTGAAGAGAGTTCTAGATTCGCCTCAGTTCCACCAGCCGCAACAGCAGCTCCATATTTGAACAATGCCCCGGATGCAGAAGTCAACCTTGGAAACGTCAAACTAAATCATCAGCAACCCGGTATCAATATTAATCGCCACAACACTAATGGATTCATGGGACAAGCCTTCGCCAATCAGGTTTCCTTACCAGCCAACGTTTTTGCCTCCTCATCATTGCCATCACCTCATAGTGCGTCCGATTCACTTCAAAATCTATGGCATTTACAAGGACAATCATCTCATCAGTGGCTTCTCAACGAAAACAACAACAGAAACATTCTACAAAGGGGAATCTCCAATAATCAAGAAGATCAGGACACTAAGAAGGGAATTATTAGTAGTGGTTATTTGTTCTCTTCGGACTCAAGCACCAATTATGATCAAAGCGGTGGACAAGTAATACCATCCATGTCAGCCACGGCACTACTACAGAAGGCCGCTCAAATGGGATCAAAGAGATCAGAATCAAGCTCCAACAATAGCACGGCTTTTGGTCTAATGACTTCCTCCATCTTCAACAACAAACATACAGAGAATGATATCAAAACTAAGGAAGTTGATGAAAGAGGCTTCACAAGAGACTTTCTTGGTGTGGGAAGTCAAAACCGTCCTTGGCCATTATTGATGGTCAACCATAATCTTCCCAACATGACTCAGCCGGCCACAACCGACGTTAAACCAACTGCCG
- the LOC103873506 gene encoding zinc finger protein BALDIBIS isoform X2 has protein sequence MMIPDDHHHLSFPSYFLHQEQITPNLNPNPNPTSSNSNKRKRNLPGNPDPDAEVIALSPNSLMATNRFICEVCNKGFKRDQNLQLHRRGHNLPWKLKQRTNKEQVKKKVYICPEKACVHHDPARALGDLTGIKKHFSRKHGEKKWKCDKCSKKYAVMSDWKAHSKICGTREYRCDCGTLFSRKDSFITHRAFCDALAEESSRFASVPPAATAAPYLNNAPDAEVNLGNVKLNHQQPGININRHNTNGFMGQAFANQVSLPANVFASSSLPSPHSASDSLQNLWHLQGQSSHQWLLNENNNRNILQRGISNNQEDQDTKKGIISSGYLFSSDSSTNYDQSGGQVIPSMSATALLQKAAQMGSKRSESSSNNSTAFGLMTSSIFNNKHTENDIKTKEVDERGFTRDFLGVGSQNRPWPLLMVNHNLPNMTQPATTDVKPTAGTATAETQTM, from the exons ATGATGATACCAGATGATCATCATCACCTCTCATTCCCCAGTTATTTTCTTCACCAAGAACAGATCACCCCAAATcttaaccctaaccctaatccTACTTCCTCAAACTCaaacaaaaggaaaagaaaTCTCCCGGGAAATCCAG atcCAGATGCAGAAGTCATCGCTCTATCGCCAAACTCGCTCATGGCTACGAATCGATTCATATGCGAGGTCTGCAACAAAGGGTTTAAGAGAGACCAAAACCTTCAGCTTCACCGGAGAGGTCATAATCTTCCATGGAAGCTAAAGCAAAGGACAAACAAGGAGCAAGTGAAAAAGAAAGTGTACATCTGTCCCGAGAAGGCATGCGTACACCACGACCCGGCTCGAGCCCTCGGGGACTTGACTGGAATCAAGAAGCATTTCAGCAGGAAACATGGAGAAAAGAAGTGGAAATGCGACAAATGTTCCAAAAAATATGCTGTCATGTCCGATTGGAAAGCTCATAGCAAGATTTGTGGTACCAGAGAGTACAGATGTGACTGTGGTACCCTCTTTTCCAG GAAAGATAGTTTCATCACACATAGAGCATTTTGTGACGCTTTAGCTGAAGAGAGTTCTAGATTCGCCTCAGTTCCACCAGCCGCAACAGCAGCTCCATATTTGAACAATGCCCCGGATGCAGAAGTCAACCTTGGAAACGTCAAACTAAATCATCAGCAACCCGGTATCAATATTAATCGCCACAACACTAATGGATTCATGGGACAAGCCTTCGCCAATCAGGTTTCCTTACCAGCCAACGTTTTTGCCTCCTCATCATTGCCATCACCTCATAGTGCGTCCGATTCACTTCAAAATCTATGGCATTTACAAGGACAATCATCTCATCAGTGGCTTCTCAACGAAAACAACAACAGAAACATTCTACAAAGGGGAATCTCCAATAATCAAGAAGATCAGGACACTAAGAAGGGAATTATTAGTAGTGGTTATTTGTTCTCTTCGGACTCAAGCACCAATTATGATCAAAGCGGTGGACAAGTAATACCATCCATGTCAGCCACGGCACTACTACAGAAGGCCGCTCAAATGGGATCAAAGAGATCAGAATCAAGCTCCAACAATAGCACGGCTTTTGGTCTAATGACTTCCTCCATCTTCAACAACAAACATACAGAGAATGATATCAAAACTAAGGAAGTTGATGAAAGAGGCTTCACAAGAGACTTTCTTGGTGTGGGAAGTCAAAACCGTCCTTGGCCATTATTGATGGTCAACCATAATCTTCCCAACATGACTCAGCCGGCCACAACCGACGTTAAACCAACTGCCGGTACAGCAACGGCCG